The following proteins are co-located in the Dietzia timorensis genome:
- a CDS encoding flippase: MNERELEEGEETKGLVSNGAAMVVSRLLTAVFGWAGSVVIARTLSPESWGQYSFVFGLLGIMAVVTDLGVGRVVISRLTGAEQKDFGPVAGSFIVLRCVLGIAGYLVALAYSLIVGLSPMVVMVVAIAGTTVTLATPANALLVLFQSRLKLVFLATWDVIAQIVQFLLILLVMKTHPTLLAFVLPAIAREVVTVGVRIIAIRTGKLDGRVPTYGAVFGLWGPMLREAIPISIGLALLTILTKIDTLMLERLDTYESVGLYAIGYKFSDVLILAVSALAVPFTTVLVRAWGADTDTFRQRTRQAMTVAALLGGLAIVGFVSAAEGVIGLLYGAQFEPASNAARLLVMSSAISGVTTIGWVVLVSAEKLKVFPWVAGLGVVLNIALNSVFIPLWSIMGAAGATIISELVIFFAFLYMARQSTGITRLIPVTQLARQGLLIAAVTAPTWALINKAGWPWIPTVAAACVLHLALSVVSKSFDVGDRIKFLAPKEPGDIDSPVEATTNSRSANDE, translated from the coding sequence GTGAACGAGCGTGAACTCGAAGAAGGTGAAGAGACCAAGGGACTGGTGAGCAACGGAGCCGCGATGGTGGTTTCCCGACTGCTCACGGCGGTGTTCGGTTGGGCGGGCAGCGTCGTCATTGCCCGAACTCTTTCCCCAGAGTCCTGGGGGCAGTACTCCTTTGTGTTCGGCCTGTTGGGGATCATGGCAGTCGTTACCGATCTCGGCGTGGGGAGAGTGGTGATCTCCCGTCTGACCGGAGCGGAGCAGAAGGATTTCGGCCCCGTCGCCGGCTCCTTCATTGTTCTCAGGTGTGTCCTCGGCATCGCGGGATATCTCGTGGCCCTGGCGTACTCTCTCATCGTCGGGCTTTCACCGATGGTGGTGATGGTCGTGGCCATCGCTGGTACGACAGTTACGCTTGCCACCCCGGCGAACGCGCTTCTCGTCCTTTTTCAGAGCCGACTCAAGCTGGTGTTCTTGGCGACTTGGGACGTCATCGCCCAGATCGTTCAGTTCCTGCTGATTCTCCTCGTGATGAAAACCCATCCCACACTTCTGGCCTTCGTCCTGCCGGCAATAGCCAGAGAAGTGGTGACGGTCGGTGTTCGGATAATTGCCATTCGGACAGGGAAGCTGGACGGACGAGTGCCGACCTACGGAGCGGTGTTCGGCTTGTGGGGACCGATGCTTCGCGAGGCGATACCGATCTCTATCGGCCTCGCGCTATTGACGATCCTTACCAAGATCGACACATTGATGCTCGAGCGGCTCGACACCTACGAGTCCGTCGGCTTGTATGCGATCGGCTACAAGTTCTCCGACGTATTGATCCTTGCCGTGTCCGCCTTGGCTGTTCCGTTCACCACGGTGCTGGTCCGAGCGTGGGGGGCCGATACGGACACGTTTCGGCAGCGTACTCGGCAAGCGATGACGGTGGCCGCGCTACTCGGCGGATTGGCGATCGTGGGTTTCGTCTCCGCCGCCGAGGGGGTCATCGGATTGCTCTATGGAGCGCAGTTCGAACCAGCCTCGAATGCGGCACGGTTGTTGGTCATGTCGAGTGCCATTAGCGGCGTGACGACGATCGGCTGGGTGGTTCTCGTTTCCGCGGAGAAGCTCAAGGTCTTTCCGTGGGTCGCGGGTTTGGGCGTGGTCCTTAATATCGCTCTGAACTCCGTGTTCATCCCCTTGTGGTCGATCATGGGCGCGGCCGGCGCAACGATCATTTCTGAACTGGTCATATTCTTCGCGTTCCTTTACATGGCGAGGCAGAGCACGGGGATCACTCGGCTGATCCCCGTGACTCAGCTCGCCCGGCAAGGGCTCTTGATCGCCGCCGTCACAGCGCCTACCTGGGCACTCATTAACAAGGCCGGATGGCCGTGGATTCCCACCGTCGCTGCGGCATGCGTCCTGCATCTGGCGTTGTCCGTCGTCAGCAAGTCGTTTGACGTCGGAGATCGGATCAAATTCTTGGCGCCGAAAGAACCCGGCGATATCGATTCACCCGTAGAGGCCACCACGAATTCGAGGAGCGCCAATGACGAGTAA
- a CDS encoding O-antigen ligase family protein produces MLSMAIVLILCAALFPFAVRRPQNGVLILAALLPFHGLNLISPLPINFWKEAVVLTVLVACFFARRQPGRRVAVVPWMWPLALFAIMGTVSALIVYRAAAVFPIKIALFYVLLAITIIWFPFERRDKDRLITVLLATGAISAAYGIVQQIIGGEGLAAMGYPWNDVIRSAGPLLRSFGTFVQPFPFGLYLMIVLLMCGAAALAEPNRKRSIVFWAVSPLLLVGMISSVVRASYLGLIIGAVIIGLFLFRKFLKILIFSVVALLVVSTPIALVMGASSGIQSMFSAESFEQRTEHWTRTIPFIMTQPFGQGLGTTGASVQRVEKLPTGLHVMYQPDNYYVKILLELGPMGFAAFVAVLVVALMVLRRLIQHETDQLERAFAGGALGVVAAACVAATVSTYWEIFPMDAYFWLILAAAGSVTPDVAAGIRGKAQGAPMPQPVAPYTLPSK; encoded by the coding sequence ATGTTAAGCATGGCGATAGTCCTGATTCTTTGTGCGGCACTATTTCCGTTTGCTGTAAGGCGACCTCAAAATGGTGTCCTGATCCTTGCTGCATTGTTGCCGTTTCATGGCCTGAACCTCATCTCTCCGCTTCCAATCAATTTCTGGAAAGAAGCGGTGGTACTCACCGTTCTGGTCGCATGTTTTTTCGCCCGTCGACAACCCGGGCGCAGAGTGGCCGTGGTTCCGTGGATGTGGCCGCTGGCTCTATTCGCGATTATGGGGACCGTATCCGCGCTTATCGTTTACCGGGCGGCGGCGGTCTTCCCGATCAAAATCGCCTTGTTCTATGTCCTTCTCGCCATCACTATCATCTGGTTTCCGTTTGAGCGCCGGGACAAAGATCGGCTCATCACCGTTCTGTTGGCCACAGGAGCCATTTCTGCAGCATACGGAATCGTTCAGCAGATAATCGGAGGGGAAGGATTGGCAGCCATGGGATATCCGTGGAACGACGTCATCCGAAGCGCCGGCCCCTTATTGCGCTCCTTCGGTACGTTCGTCCAGCCTTTCCCATTCGGTCTCTATCTCATGATCGTTCTGCTCATGTGTGGAGCCGCGGCGCTCGCTGAACCGAACCGAAAAAGATCAATCGTCTTTTGGGCCGTGTCGCCGCTCCTTCTTGTGGGAATGATCAGTTCTGTCGTGCGCGCCAGCTATCTGGGGCTCATTATCGGCGCGGTGATAATCGGGCTCTTCCTGTTCCGGAAATTTCTCAAAATCCTCATCTTTTCTGTGGTGGCGCTGCTCGTCGTCTCGACTCCGATCGCACTAGTGATGGGGGCCTCGTCCGGTATCCAATCGATGTTTTCGGCCGAGAGCTTTGAGCAAAGAACCGAACACTGGACCAGGACTATTCCGTTTATTATGACGCAACCATTCGGGCAGGGATTGGGAACAACCGGCGCTTCCGTACAGCGCGTTGAAAAGCTGCCGACGGGGCTCCACGTCATGTACCAGCCGGACAATTACTACGTGAAGATCCTTCTTGAGCTCGGACCGATGGGCTTCGCTGCATTCGTAGCTGTACTCGTAGTCGCTCTCATGGTCTTGCGACGGCTCATTCAGCATGAGACGGACCAGCTGGAGCGCGCTTTTGCCGGTGGAGCGCTAGGGGTTGTGGCAGCGGCCTGTGTGGCTGCAACGGTGTCGACGTACTGGGAGATCTTCCCGATGGATGCGTACTTCTGGTTGATCCTCGCTGCTGCGGGGAGTGTGACACCCGACGTCGCCGCTGGCATTCGGGGGAAGGCGCAAGGAGCCCCGATGCCTCAGCCCGTCGCTCCCTACACATTGCCGAGCAAGTAG
- a CDS encoding GNAT family N-acetyltransferase, protein MRFELRGDVDERLLDQWWSLCEEVGDTFSARPSYGLNWFRRLGKGDLAIAAVYDGDALMALLPMHVRNRLGVKVHRLLGHGLGTIGAVLFRDEQALAELVEGLHTSVNRLQLSHLRADEPFRKALRTHGGWDIEFDVDDFCPTVSLPPGSSASTLRSKSSIKRALRIRRTLERDGLPLEFEVVDNTKTFDSRWHDIVHTASEAQSSEFDSRLNLCAEPYATFTHAFLREEAERGHLLVWGTRFDGHWAAHFVTIRTNNVIQAWITRYAPEVGRHRPGHQMLQEICDTHDQYGVVELDLLIGRNRYKSDWQTGGYEVGTLNASPRSKKVHRRWAATVDHAASTTKEVASTVGSALGRVGARSGE, encoded by the coding sequence ATGCGTTTTGAGCTTCGCGGAGATGTGGACGAGCGGTTGCTTGACCAGTGGTGGAGCCTTTGCGAAGAGGTTGGCGATACGTTTTCCGCGCGCCCCTCGTACGGGCTGAACTGGTTTCGCCGGCTGGGGAAGGGGGACCTCGCCATTGCTGCGGTATATGACGGTGACGCGCTGATGGCGCTCCTACCAATGCACGTGCGAAACCGGCTAGGGGTCAAGGTGCATCGCCTGCTCGGGCACGGTCTCGGCACGATAGGCGCGGTGCTTTTTCGGGATGAGCAAGCCCTGGCGGAACTGGTCGAAGGATTGCATACCAGTGTGAATCGGCTCCAGCTCTCGCACTTGCGCGCGGATGAGCCATTCCGCAAAGCGCTGAGAACTCATGGTGGGTGGGACATAGAATTCGACGTCGACGACTTCTGCCCCACTGTCTCTTTACCTCCGGGAAGCTCCGCCTCCACCTTGCGCAGCAAATCCTCGATCAAGCGGGCCCTGAGAATTCGCAGAACGCTTGAACGTGACGGACTGCCACTAGAGTTCGAGGTCGTCGATAATACGAAAACGTTCGACTCTCGATGGCACGACATCGTGCACACCGCGTCGGAGGCACAATCTTCGGAATTCGACTCGAGGCTCAACCTTTGCGCGGAGCCGTACGCAACTTTCACTCACGCATTTCTGCGCGAGGAAGCGGAGCGCGGACATCTTCTCGTCTGGGGGACAAGGTTTGACGGGCATTGGGCTGCACACTTTGTCACCATTCGCACGAATAATGTCATCCAGGCGTGGATCACCCGGTACGCGCCAGAAGTTGGACGGCACAGGCCTGGGCACCAAATGCTCCAGGAGATTTGCGATACCCACGACCAATACGGCGTAGTTGAGCTTGACCTTCTCATCGGGAGGAACCGGTACAAGTCTGACTGGCAAACCGGTGGCTACGAGGTTGGCACCTTGAACGCATCGCCGCGGAGCAAAAAGGTTCACAGACGATGGGCGGCAACGGTGGACCACGCCGCGAGCACCACAAAAGAAGTGGCATCGACAGTTGGCAGCGCGCTCGGTCGCGTGGGAGCTCGGAGCGGCGAATAG
- a CDS encoding polysaccharide deacetylase family protein, producing the protein MLAYHDIVPNGSETIEYMVDEDTFISQIETVRTLGYTFRTLTDLSADLLADRPVAGCAAIVFDDALVGVYDIAMPYLDAHKIPWTLLPVTDRLGVTPAWWPGANRTMTREEVMEAVDAGADLCAHTTTHISLPDVDADAAFNELVRSREALSELSGREVVDLCYPFGHQDAQIREMAKRAGYRTGWTFTNGRCSSGDDPFKLKRMAMRNDVGELHWLVTLLRPKVSWPPVQDLKRGSL; encoded by the coding sequence GTGCTGGCGTACCACGACATCGTCCCGAACGGCTCGGAAACCATTGAGTACATGGTTGACGAGGACACGTTCATCTCGCAGATCGAAACGGTACGGACACTCGGATACACGTTTCGAACGTTGACTGATTTGTCGGCCGACCTGCTCGCAGATCGACCGGTAGCTGGGTGCGCAGCCATCGTCTTCGACGATGCACTAGTAGGTGTCTACGACATCGCGATGCCTTATCTCGATGCACACAAGATTCCATGGACTTTGCTCCCTGTCACCGATCGACTTGGAGTCACACCCGCATGGTGGCCCGGGGCCAATCGAACAATGACTCGCGAAGAGGTGATGGAGGCTGTCGATGCCGGAGCAGACCTCTGCGCCCACACCACCACCCATATATCGCTACCCGACGTCGACGCTGACGCAGCGTTCAACGAGCTTGTTCGTTCAAGGGAGGCGCTCAGTGAATTGTCTGGGCGCGAGGTCGTCGATCTTTGTTATCCCTTTGGACACCAGGATGCACAAATACGGGAGATGGCAAAGCGAGCCGGCTACCGCACCGGCTGGACCTTCACCAATGGTCGATGCTCATCGGGCGACGACCCCTTCAAACTCAAGCGCATGGCGATGAGGAACGACGTGGGCGAACTGCATTGGCTCGTGACACTACTGAGGCCCAAAGTGAGCTGGCCGCCGGTGCAAGATCTCAAGCGAGGAAGCCTCTAA